From a single Trichocoleus desertorum ATA4-8-CV12 genomic region:
- a CDS encoding pentapeptide repeat-containing protein, translated as MNAEELLKKYGAGTREFIAADLREANLSGVNLSKANLSQANLSVSNLSGANLSEADLSRTKLNVARLSGANLSKANLSGANLNVANLIRADLSGANLTQAALVRAELVLADLSGVNFSRANLSEANLREAKLRQANLMRANLSAADLRGASLTGATLEQANLQGADLSKADLSGANLSGAELRQANLNQANLSGADLSGANLRWADLSGAKLHGADLSGAKLSGADLSRADLSNTNLMNTSLVYADLSQVNLIRADWVGADLTGATLTGAKVHAVSRFGIKTEGITCDWIDLSPSGDQSQIHRFAAEEHKKFFKSTPPTVQIIIDAPLEPASHSAIAAAYHQIARQCPTLSYPPSIEVGRRRTTLTFGLNGDEQLFAIAYVAILPFQDAKTVQQQMMGLLHMVRSQGTQELSVRELERLDKLSAALTQISQQVTKIRLSLPPTPVEPANPEKPVQVKETNFFVAPTQTILTNSSDRTLTVYYHPMFGKRFMSASSFAKAGLDSATSAKPVLLPVSLVIDFVRGFYYLDL; from the coding sequence ATGAACGCTGAGGAACTCCTAAAAAAATACGGAGCGGGGACTAGAGAATTTATAGCGGCTGACTTGCGCGAGGCTAATCTCAGTGGCGTCAACCTGAGCAAAGCAAACTTGAGTCAAGCGAACTTGAGTGTATCAAATCTCAGTGGCGCTAATTTGAGCGAAGCTGATTTGAGTCGCACCAAACTGAATGTTGCTAGGTTGAGCGGCGCTAATTTGAGCAAAGCCAATCTCAGTGGCGCTAATCTTAACGTTGCTAACTTGATTCGGGCTGACTTGAGCGGTGCTAACTTAACACAAGCGGCGCTGGTGCGGGCAGAACTGGTGTTGGCTGATTTAAGCGGGGTCAACTTTAGTCGCGCTAATCTAAGTGAAGCCAATCTCCGTGAAGCCAAGCTGCGGCAAGCGAACTTGATGCGGGCTAATCTGAGTGCCGCTGATCTAAGGGGGGCTTCGCTCACGGGTGCCACGCTAGAGCAGGCAAATTTGCAAGGTGCAGATTTGAGTAAGGCTGACTTAAGTGGGGCTAATTTGAGTGGGGCTGAGCTGAGGCAAGCCAACCTCAACCAAGCCAACCTGAGTGGGGCTGATCTGAGTGGAGCCAATTTGCGCTGGGCTGATTTAAGCGGCGCTAAGTTGCATGGCGCAGACTTGAGCGGCGCTAAGTTGAGTGGGGCTGACCTCAGCCGTGCGGACTTGAGCAACACCAATTTGATGAACACCAGCTTGGTCTACGCTGACCTGAGCCAAGTGAACTTAATTCGAGCGGATTGGGTCGGAGCAGACTTAACGGGAGCGACTTTGACGGGAGCGAAGGTACATGCAGTATCTCGCTTTGGAATTAAGACGGAAGGCATTACCTGCGACTGGATTGACCTCAGTCCTAGCGGCGATCAAAGCCAGATTCATCGCTTTGCAGCGGAAGAGCATAAGAAATTTTTCAAATCCACACCACCGACAGTTCAGATTATTATCGATGCGCCATTGGAACCTGCATCCCACTCAGCGATCGCGGCTGCCTACCACCAAATTGCTCGGCAATGCCCAACCCTGAGTTATCCACCCAGTATTGAAGTCGGTCGGCGGCGCACGACCCTCACCTTTGGCCTGAATGGTGATGAGCAGTTGTTTGCGATCGCCTATGTAGCAATTTTGCCGTTTCAGGATGCAAAAACGGTGCAGCAGCAAATGATGGGATTGCTGCATATGGTGCGATCGCAGGGTACGCAAGAACTTAGTGTCAGAGAACTAGAGCGCTTGGATAAACTGAGCGCAGCTTTAACTCAAATTAGCCAACAAGTTACAAAAATCCGCCTTTCTCTCCCACCGACTCCGGTGGAACCTGCCAACCCAGAAAAGCCAGTTCAAGTCAAAGAAACCAACTTTTTTGTCGCCCCCACCCAAACGATTCTGACTAATTCCAGCGATCGCACCCTGACGGTTTATTACCATCCCATGTTTGGCAAACGCTTTATGAGTGCTTCGAGCTTTGCTAAAGCTGGCTTAGATAGTGCTACTTCAGCCAAGCCCGTGCTACTACCCGTCAGTCTGGTGATTGATTTTGTTCGAGGATTTTACTACTTAGACCTCTAA
- a CDS encoding prephenate/arogenate dehydrogenase, with protein sequence MNIGIVGLGLIGGSLGLDLRSRGYQVLGVSRQEHTCQRAIARGAVDDASVNLTLLAAADVVFICTPLSAIESTVIQLIPHLAATTILTDVGSVKTSVVDSITPLWPNFVGGHPMAGTEENGIEAAQANLFASKPYVLTPTTTTPPVCIETVETLVRSLDAHLYHCRPEDHDRAVAWISHLPVMASSSLIAACMSETDPTTLELAQALASSGFKDTSRVGGGNPELGLMMARYNRSALLRSLAAYRNQLDQIIANIEQENWEGVADQLQQTQQARSHFVK encoded by the coding sequence ATGAATATTGGGATTGTTGGACTGGGCTTAATCGGTGGCTCATTGGGGCTGGATCTGCGATCGCGCGGGTACCAAGTTTTAGGAGTGAGTCGTCAGGAGCACACTTGTCAGCGGGCCATTGCTAGAGGAGCCGTCGATGATGCCAGTGTCAACTTAACCCTCTTGGCTGCTGCCGATGTGGTCTTTATTTGTACCCCTCTCTCTGCGATTGAATCAACCGTCATCCAGCTGATCCCACACCTTGCTGCGACCACGATTTTAACGGATGTTGGCTCAGTCAAGACTTCCGTAGTAGATAGCATCACTCCACTCTGGCCCAACTTTGTCGGTGGGCATCCGATGGCAGGAACCGAAGAAAATGGCATTGAGGCCGCCCAAGCCAATCTGTTTGCCAGTAAGCCTTACGTCCTCACCCCTACCACAACAACCCCTCCTGTCTGCATCGAAACAGTAGAAACCTTGGTGCGATCGCTGGACGCTCACCTTTACCACTGCCGTCCTGAAGATCATGACCGAGCTGTAGCTTGGATCTCTCATTTACCTGTCATGGCTAGTTCCAGCCTAATTGCAGCTTGCATGAGCGAGACAGACCCTACCACCCTAGAACTCGCTCAAGCTTTAGCAAGCTCTGGATTTAAGGATACGAGTCGCGTAGGCGGAGGGAATCCAGAATTGGGGTTGATGATGGCACGATACAACCGCTCCGCTCTGTTGCGATCGCTTGCTGCTTACCGCAACCAACTCGATCAAATCATCGCCAATATTGAGCAAGAAAACTGGGAAGGCGTAGCAGACCAATTGCAACAGACGCAGCAAGCGCGATCGCACTTTGTTAAATAA
- a CDS encoding FAD-dependent oxidoreductase, with amino-acid sequence MQTPQPIRQQGGVFDDNAFVRPENGRSLDYPILIVGGSTAAYAATLAALRSGVTVCLVQPQAVVGGQFTAQALPASDDGDLLRQPATPFQVEGERFAISKSQRTFRDRQRELQKLNGRKVANPGGGWVSPLATTPIVAATAMNEAIAPYIAQGKLILIPFAEPISVIATENPGQRRRITGVVFQNRQNNHTFTINSRVILEATDLGDLLELGNIESRVGQEARSETGEQALPERALPQCQQSFTFGDVIERTAPGRGVAIGAPPGYNSTSWLNSKEFRSSFWHKSRGQWEPQPREFFNPFGIFRYRRILRVAEEEKTISPGDVTVINWGQHQHGENGPWCCGNDYRVGVLVGVSREDRQRHTQQARDRARAYVHFLQTNGVPDLKPRGDLTWTRDGIALEPYIREARRGIAVTTIRHEDVAKPFFPGQARAKSFDDSVGIGQYHYLDLHGNDEPGHASLPGENVIALPFTLPLGALIPINTDGLVLSAKSIGTTHITNAAYRMHPVEWAIGEAGGYLAALAANAGVDVRDVATNESLKRKLQGTLTRNGIPIFWFDDIAHDDPDFEAIQVLAAAGIIRSESHTDLRFRPSASVNRAVVATALVKLLGFELISPATPTFVDVLPNYRWAYPMIETLVAKQIVAGVGDRRFAPERPITREHLSFLVKKALPAAYDRAFARTPIDKQVVQRRELSRVLYEVMRVKLGIVN; translated from the coding sequence ATGCAGACACCACAGCCGATTCGCCAGCAAGGAGGAGTGTTTGATGACAACGCCTTCGTTCGACCTGAGAATGGGCGATCGCTGGATTACCCCATCCTGATCGTAGGCGGCTCGACTGCTGCCTATGCTGCCACCTTAGCGGCCTTAAGGAGTGGCGTCACGGTTTGCTTAGTCCAACCCCAAGCGGTAGTGGGTGGGCAATTTACCGCTCAAGCCCTTCCCGCTTCTGACGATGGTGATCTTTTGCGGCAACCAGCCACCCCCTTTCAAGTTGAAGGTGAGCGGTTTGCCATTTCTAAAAGCCAACGCACCTTCCGCGATCGCCAACGGGAGTTACAAAAGCTCAACGGCAGAAAGGTCGCTAATCCGGGAGGAGGTTGGGTTAGCCCCCTCGCCACCACCCCTATCGTGGCTGCAACGGCGATGAATGAAGCGATCGCACCTTACATTGCTCAAGGCAAGCTGATTCTGATTCCTTTCGCCGAACCCATTAGCGTCATCGCCACCGAAAATCCAGGTCAGCGGCGGCGCATCACCGGGGTAGTCTTCCAAAACCGTCAGAACAATCACACCTTTACGATTAACAGCAGAGTCATTCTGGAAGCGACGGATTTGGGGGACTTGCTAGAACTAGGCAATATCGAATCTCGCGTTGGTCAAGAAGCCCGCAGTGAGACCGGAGAGCAAGCTTTACCCGAACGAGCCTTGCCCCAATGTCAGCAATCTTTTACCTTTGGCGATGTGATAGAGCGAACGGCTCCGGGTCGTGGCGTTGCTATTGGGGCTCCACCCGGATATAACAGCACTTCCTGGTTAAACAGCAAGGAATTTCGGAGTTCTTTCTGGCACAAAAGCCGAGGGCAGTGGGAACCCCAACCCCGTGAGTTTTTTAATCCCTTCGGTATTTTTCGTTATCGACGAATTCTGCGGGTGGCCGAAGAGGAGAAAACGATTAGCCCTGGTGATGTCACCGTCATCAATTGGGGGCAGCATCAACATGGAGAAAACGGCCCTTGGTGCTGTGGTAATGACTATCGAGTCGGAGTTTTAGTGGGCGTGAGCCGGGAAGATCGGCAGCGTCACACTCAACAAGCCCGCGATCGCGCCCGTGCCTATGTCCACTTTTTGCAAACCAACGGTGTCCCGGACTTAAAGCCGCGCGGTGACCTAACGTGGACTCGCGATGGCATTGCCCTAGAGCCTTACATTCGCGAAGCGAGACGGGGCATCGCGGTTACTACCATTCGCCATGAAGATGTCGCCAAACCCTTTTTCCCTGGGCAAGCGCGAGCCAAAAGCTTTGACGATAGTGTGGGTATTGGGCAGTACCACTATCTTGATCTGCACGGCAACGACGAGCCAGGACATGCCAGTTTGCCGGGGGAAAACGTGATCGCCTTGCCCTTCACCTTGCCGCTCGGCGCTTTGATTCCCATCAACACTGATGGATTAGTACTCTCAGCCAAAAGTATTGGCACCACCCACATCACCAATGCGGCCTACCGGATGCACCCCGTAGAATGGGCGATCGGAGAAGCGGGAGGTTATCTAGCAGCCCTAGCCGCGAATGCAGGCGTGGATGTTCGCGATGTCGCTACTAACGAAAGTCTAAAACGTAAGCTGCAAGGCACGCTGACCCGCAACGGCATCCCAATTTTTTGGTTTGATGACATTGCTCACGACGATCCAGACTTTGAAGCGATTCAAGTTCTGGCAGCCGCCGGAATTATTCGCAGCGAGAGCCACACCGATCTGCGATTTCGGCCCTCAGCTAGCGTCAATCGAGCAGTTGTAGCAACCGCACTGGTAAAACTACTGGGTTTTGAGCTGATCTCACCCGCCACACCAACTTTCGTGGATGTGCTGCCAAACTACCGCTGGGCTTACCCCATGATTGAAACTTTGGTAGCCAAGCAAATCGTGGCGGGTGTGGGCGATCGCCGTTTTGCTCCAGAACGCCCCATCACCCGTGAGCACCTATCTTTCTTGGTCAAAAAAGCTCTGCCTGCTGCGTACGATCGCGCTTTTGCTAGAACTCCGATCGACAAGCAAGTTGTGCAACGACGAGAGCTATCGCGGGTTTTGTATGAGGTGATGCGGGTGAAGTTGGGAATTGTGAATTAA
- a CDS encoding translation initiation factor: MASSKRKPTDKSDRMVYSEFGNSANPDALARGVPDLPPNQQNLKVQATRKGKGGKTVTEITGFQAKAETLADLLKKLKAQCGAGGTVKENAIEIQGDHTQKLVEILTKLGYKAKASGKSG; this comes from the coding sequence ATGGCTTCTTCTAAGCGCAAGCCGACCGATAAAAGCGATCGCATGGTCTACTCCGAGTTTGGTAACTCTGCTAATCCTGATGCGTTGGCGCGCGGAGTACCCGATTTACCACCGAATCAACAAAACTTGAAGGTGCAGGCGACCCGGAAAGGCAAGGGTGGCAAAACGGTGACTGAAATTACTGGATTTCAAGCCAAGGCAGAAACTTTGGCCGATTTGCTGAAAAAACTGAAAGCCCAGTGCGGAGCGGGTGGCACTGTGAAAGAAAACGCGATTGAAATTCAGGGTGATCACACACAGAAGCTCGTAGAAATTTTGACCAAGCTGGGCTACAAAGCCAAGGCGAGTGGTAAATCAGGGTGA
- a CDS encoding family 10 glycosylhydrolase — translation MRNFYQRRSQFSFIVTFIATIAMVVLAGMMTPASAQTKFKDVQGYWAQNCIENLADQKIISGYPDGSFRPSAPVTRAEFAAMVAKNFAGTINVTQPPSGLGVQFIDVPTNYWARTSINQASEAGFLSGYPGRIFKPSQNIPRAQVLVALANGLGYKPAQPVATTLSATFNDAQAIPDYARNAIAAATEKQLVVNYPNIKSLNPNQLATRADVAAALCQSTAYTGQLQLIPAQYIAGNKPQSQPQSTNKTSEIRGVWLTNVDSEILFSRDRLKNDLQDLANLKFNTVYPTVWNWGHTLYPSQVAKKVIGTEVDPTPGLQGRDMLAEAVAEGHRNNLAVIPWFEFGFMAPAESDLVARHPDWLTTRQDGSTIWAEGKHSRVWLNPFQPEVQQFMIDLVTEIVSKYDIDGLQFDDHFGLPAQFGYDPLTVKLYQQEHQGQSPPSDPKDAEWTRWRADKITAVFARTFEAIKARKPKAIVSLSPNPQKFSYEEFLADWVTWERRGLVEELLLQIYRTDLNTFISELDQPEVRAAKQHIPVAIGILAGLKDRLMPTPQIQAQVQAVRDRDFKGVSFFYYETMWNFDTNNVARRKTAFQNLFTSNVTRPNLVQEQAVRTEG, via the coding sequence ATGCGTAACTTCTACCAACGCCGCTCTCAGTTTTCTTTTATCGTCACTTTTATCGCCACGATCGCGATGGTGGTTCTGGCTGGCATGATGACTCCAGCCTCTGCCCAAACCAAGTTTAAAGATGTGCAAGGTTATTGGGCACAGAACTGTATTGAAAACTTGGCTGACCAGAAAATCATTAGTGGCTATCCCGATGGTAGCTTCCGCCCCAGTGCCCCCGTCACTCGCGCCGAATTTGCCGCAATGGTGGCCAAAAACTTTGCTGGCACCATTAATGTGACTCAGCCTCCATCTGGGCTTGGGGTTCAATTTATTGACGTTCCTACTAACTACTGGGCGCGTACATCAATTAACCAAGCTTCTGAGGCTGGGTTTTTGTCAGGTTATCCAGGTCGCATCTTTAAGCCCAGTCAGAACATTCCACGAGCGCAAGTGTTGGTAGCGTTGGCCAATGGTTTAGGTTACAAACCTGCTCAACCCGTTGCGACAACTCTGAGCGCTACCTTTAATGATGCTCAAGCGATTCCTGACTATGCCCGTAACGCGATCGCGGCAGCCACCGAAAAACAACTTGTTGTCAACTATCCCAACATCAAATCCCTCAACCCAAATCAACTGGCGACTCGCGCAGATGTGGCAGCAGCCCTTTGCCAGAGCACAGCATACACTGGACAACTTCAGTTGATTCCTGCTCAATACATCGCTGGCAACAAACCCCAGTCCCAGCCTCAAAGCACCAATAAAACGAGCGAAATTCGGGGTGTCTGGCTTACGAATGTCGATAGCGAGATCTTGTTTAGCCGCGATCGCCTCAAGAATGACTTGCAAGACCTGGCGAATCTCAAATTCAACACTGTGTACCCAACCGTCTGGAACTGGGGCCACACCCTCTACCCCAGCCAAGTGGCCAAAAAAGTGATTGGTACAGAAGTAGACCCGACTCCAGGCTTACAAGGGCGAGATATGCTGGCGGAAGCTGTGGCGGAAGGCCATCGGAACAACCTCGCTGTCATTCCTTGGTTTGAGTTTGGCTTCATGGCTCCTGCTGAGTCAGATCTAGTGGCACGTCATCCTGACTGGCTCACCACTCGACAAGACGGTTCCACAATTTGGGCAGAGGGCAAGCACAGTCGCGTTTGGCTCAATCCTTTCCAGCCAGAAGTGCAGCAATTCATGATCGATTTGGTCACAGAAATTGTCTCCAAATACGACATTGATGGCCTTCAGTTTGATGACCACTTTGGGCTACCCGCTCAGTTTGGCTATGATCCTCTCACCGTCAAGCTTTATCAGCAAGAACATCAAGGACAAAGCCCGCCTAGCGATCCCAAAGATGCCGAATGGACTCGTTGGCGTGCCGACAAAATTACCGCTGTTTTTGCCCGTACTTTTGAAGCGATTAAAGCTCGCAAACCCAAGGCGATCGTCTCGTTATCTCCCAATCCCCAAAAGTTTTCTTATGAGGAATTCTTGGCCGATTGGGTCACGTGGGAACGACGCGGCTTAGTCGAGGAACTGTTACTCCAGATTTATCGCACTGACTTAAACACCTTTATTTCGGAACTCGATCAGCCTGAAGTTCGAGCTGCAAAACAACACATTCCTGTCGCGATCGGCATTTTGGCTGGCTTGAAAGACCGTTTGATGCCAACTCCCCAAATTCAAGCCCAAGTGCAAGCAGTACGCGATCGCGACTTTAAAGGGGTGTCGTTCTTCTACTACGAAACCATGTGGAACTTTGACACCAACAACGTCGCCCGCCGCAAAACCGCCTTCCAGAATCTCTTTACCTCGAATGTGACTCGCCCCAACCTGGTGCAGGAGCAAGCGGTGAGGACGGAAGGATGA
- a CDS encoding dienelactone hydrolase family protein, protein MKVWTSALLAPVVALVWSATAEAALRTKVVEYKQGSTVLEGYLAYDDAVTGKRPGVLVVHEWTGIGPYVKRRTNQLAKMGYVAFAPDIYGKGIRPKNPKEAGAEATKYRSNRALLRDRAQAGLDVLRRQPLVDSKRLAAIGYCFGGGTVLELARSGADLAGVVSFHGNLDTPNPADAKNIKAQVLVLHGGDDPLVPDEQVQSFKQEMRQGKVNWELVSYGGAVHSFTNAEAGNDTSTGVAYNRTADRRSWEDMKQFFAEIFRR, encoded by the coding sequence ATGAAAGTTTGGACTTCTGCGCTGCTGGCTCCTGTCGTGGCTTTGGTGTGGTCAGCCACTGCTGAGGCGGCTCTCCGCACCAAGGTTGTGGAATATAAGCAAGGGAGCACTGTACTCGAAGGATACTTGGCCTACGATGATGCGGTGACTGGTAAGCGCCCTGGTGTATTGGTCGTGCACGAATGGACAGGCATTGGGCCTTATGTGAAGCGACGCACCAATCAACTGGCGAAAATGGGCTATGTCGCCTTTGCTCCTGATATTTATGGCAAGGGCATTCGGCCTAAAAACCCGAAAGAAGCAGGGGCTGAAGCGACTAAGTATCGCTCAAATCGGGCATTGCTACGCGATCGCGCTCAAGCTGGCCTAGATGTTTTGCGCCGACAACCCTTAGTTGACTCCAAGCGACTAGCTGCGATCGGATATTGCTTTGGTGGGGGTACCGTTTTGGAACTAGCGCGGAGCGGCGCTGATCTTGCAGGTGTGGTTAGCTTTCATGGCAACCTAGATACCCCCAATCCAGCTGATGCCAAAAACATCAAAGCCCAAGTTTTGGTATTGCATGGCGGTGACGATCCGCTAGTACCCGATGAACAGGTGCAGTCTTTTAAGCAGGAGATGCGCCAGGGCAAAGTCAACTGGGAACTAGTGAGTTATGGCGGTGCCGTCCATAGTTTCACCAATGCAGAAGCAGGCAATGATACCTCTACAGGGGTGGCTTACAATCGCACTGCCGATCGCCGTTCTTGGGAAGACATGAAACAATTTTTCGCGGAGATCTTTAGGAGATAG
- a CDS encoding NAD(P)H-quinone oxidoreductase subunit 4, whose amino-acid sequence MSTDFPWLTTIILLPLVASLPIPLLPGKGNKVVRWYALGVGLVDLALTFYTFWQHYDFQNPELQLVESYTWVSQLGLNWSVGVDGLSMPLIILTALVTTLGIMAAWPITHKPRLFYFLMLAMYSAQIGVFAAQDLLMFFLMWELELVPIYLLISVWGGKNRLYAATKFILYTAVGSLFILVAAFAMAFYGDNVTFDMRELALKDYSLTFELIVYAAFLVAYGVKLPMFPLHTWLPDAHSEAPAPVSMLLAGVMLKMGGYALIRMNVEMLPNAHVYFAPVLALLGVVNIIYAGLTAFAQTNLKRRMAYSSISHMGFVLIGIASFTEVGLSGAILQMISHGLIAAALFFLSGVAYERTHTLMMDKMGGMAKQMPIVFALFTAGSMASLALPGMSGFVSELSVFLGFTSSEAYSGPFKVVVVLLSAVGLIVTPIYLLSMLREVFYGTASPEMAQIKFWDAKPREVFITACLIVPIIGIGLYPKLATQTYDVKTVAIAAQAKNSLPLVAEQSPSRLFSRILTAPQLPTPQTGELLGVLK is encoded by the coding sequence ATGAGTACTGATTTTCCTTGGCTCACTACCATCATCCTGCTGCCCCTCGTAGCATCCCTGCCGATCCCCCTTCTACCTGGTAAAGGCAACAAAGTTGTCCGCTGGTACGCCCTAGGGGTTGGTCTAGTGGATCTAGCCCTGACTTTCTACACCTTCTGGCAGCACTACGATTTCCAAAATCCTGAGCTACAACTCGTTGAAAGCTATACCTGGGTTTCCCAGCTAGGTCTTAACTGGTCGGTTGGCGTGGATGGTTTATCGATGCCTCTGATAATTCTGACTGCCTTGGTCACGACCCTCGGCATCATGGCAGCTTGGCCCATTACCCACAAGCCTCGCCTGTTTTACTTCCTGATGCTGGCGATGTACAGTGCCCAGATCGGAGTATTCGCCGCTCAAGACCTGCTGATGTTCTTCTTGATGTGGGAGTTGGAACTCGTCCCCATCTATCTGCTCATCTCGGTCTGGGGTGGGAAAAACCGTCTCTACGCAGCAACCAAGTTCATTCTCTACACCGCAGTTGGTTCGCTGTTTATTTTGGTCGCGGCTTTTGCAATGGCCTTCTATGGTGACAATGTCACCTTCGACATGCGCGAACTAGCCCTGAAGGACTACTCGTTAACTTTCGAGCTGATTGTCTACGCGGCCTTTCTGGTTGCCTATGGGGTCAAGCTCCCCATGTTTCCCCTACACACTTGGCTACCGGATGCTCACAGTGAAGCGCCTGCGCCTGTGTCCATGCTGTTGGCAGGTGTGATGCTGAAGATGGGCGGCTATGCCCTGATCCGCATGAACGTGGAAATGCTACCCAATGCTCACGTTTACTTTGCGCCTGTATTGGCTCTGCTCGGTGTAGTCAACATCATCTACGCGGGTTTGACTGCCTTCGCCCAGACCAACCTGAAGCGCCGCATGGCCTACTCTTCTATCTCCCACATGGGCTTTGTCCTGATTGGGATTGCCTCCTTCACAGAGGTAGGCTTGAGTGGAGCGATCCTGCAAATGATTTCTCACGGCTTAATTGCAGCGGCTCTGTTCTTCTTGTCTGGGGTGGCTTACGAGCGGACTCATACCCTGATGATGGACAAGATGGGTGGTATGGCGAAGCAAATGCCAATTGTGTTCGCTTTGTTTACTGCTGGCTCAATGGCATCTCTGGCGCTACCCGGAATGAGTGGCTTCGTCAGCGAGTTGAGCGTATTCCTCGGCTTTACCAGCAGTGAAGCTTACAGCGGCCCCTTCAAAGTGGTTGTGGTGTTACTGTCGGCGGTGGGATTAATTGTCACTCCCATCTACCTGCTCTCGATGCTGCGGGAAGTGTTCTACGGTACAGCTAGCCCTGAAATGGCGCAGATTAAATTCTGGGATGCGAAGCCAAGAGAAGTGTTTATCACGGCTTGCCTGATTGTGCCCATCATTGGCATCGGTTTGTATCCCAAACTGGCGACCCAAACCTACGATGTCAAGACGGTGGCGATCGCAGCTCAAGCCAAAAACTCTCTCCCTCTCGTAGCAGAGCAATCTCCCTCTCGTTTGTTCTCCCGGATCTTAACGGCACCCCAACTGCCGACTCCTCAGACGGGCGAATTGCTAGGTGTGCTGAAGTAA
- a CDS encoding tetratricopeptide repeat protein has product MEFQYGVIRQLNELSYHPDVESKPGVYLFFHATDGPVAYVGRSGNLRERIRNRGYAYYTFMHCNTLHEAYWYECTLFHTYRPTLDNKIHPGRLESGENDCPVCRPKNLLRQGLKRIDKANYMKAIEEFSQIIQISADAYFKRGLARYKLGDNHGSIQDFTQAIRIDPGFSRAYKGRGNSHYKMGNHRQAARDYTQATRINPTDASLYYNKAKAHQLLQENDIALENFKKASNLFLQQNDLSKYKQTLDQLEKLQGF; this is encoded by the coding sequence ATGGAATTTCAATATGGTGTGATTAGGCAGCTGAACGAACTTAGCTATCATCCAGATGTAGAGTCCAAACCTGGAGTTTATTTATTTTTTCATGCTACGGATGGCCCTGTTGCTTACGTAGGAAGATCTGGGAATTTAAGAGAGCGGATTCGTAATCGAGGCTATGCCTATTACACCTTTATGCACTGCAATACTCTTCATGAGGCTTATTGGTATGAGTGCACCTTGTTCCATACATATCGGCCAACATTGGACAATAAAATTCATCCTGGAAGGCTAGAGAGCGGTGAAAATGACTGTCCTGTGTGCAGACCCAAAAACCTTCTTCGGCAAGGATTGAAAAGGATTGACAAGGCAAATTATATGAAAGCCATTGAAGAGTTCAGCCAAATTATTCAAATAAGTGCTGATGCTTATTTCAAGCGCGGCCTTGCTCGATACAAATTGGGGGATAATCACGGTTCTATTCAAGACTTCACTCAAGCAATTCGGATTGATCCCGGATTTAGTAGAGCATATAAAGGCCGAGGTAATAGCCACTATAAAATGGGTAATCACAGACAAGCAGCTAGAGACTATACTCAAGCTACGCGAATCAATCCTACAGATGCCTCACTCTATTACAACAAAGCTAAGGCTCATCAGCTACTTCAAGAAAACGATATAGCTCTAGAAAACTTTAAAAAAGCCTCCAACCTTTTTCTTCAGCAGAATGATTTGAGCAAGTATAAGCAAACACTCGATCAATTAGAGAAGCTACAAGGTTTTTAA